From the Rhodoferax mekongensis genome, one window contains:
- a CDS encoding DUF2946 family protein codes for MGRLLLILLVMLLPLRGWSAERMVLQMILSQAALQVADEQMAMSGMPADCPMMARPASEAEKSPTPSKSHIGCQTCQLCMTLATPSFPSTDLLTYARQTHPASTSASFISADLARQVKPPIL; via the coding sequence ATGGGACGCCTTTTGCTCATCCTGCTGGTCATGTTGCTACCTCTGCGCGGTTGGAGCGCGGAGCGCATGGTCCTTCAGATGATCCTGAGCCAGGCAGCGCTGCAAGTGGCTGATGAGCAGATGGCCATGTCTGGTATGCCCGCAGACTGCCCCATGATGGCCCGGCCCGCATCGGAAGCGGAGAAGTCACCCACACCGTCCAAGAGCCACATCGGCTGCCAGACCTGCCAACTGTGCATGACGCTGGCAACACCGAGCTTTCCATCCACCGATCTATTGACCTATGCGCGGCAGACCCATCCAGCGTCCACCAGCGCCAGCTTCATCAGCGCCGACCTCGCGCGCCAGGTCAAGCCACCCATCCTCTAG
- a CDS encoding nucleoside hydrolase, whose translation MSTNTSALAARKVIYDTDPGVDDAMALYYALAHPGIDVVGITTTFGNVTVEQAATNGLYLTEIAGRKIPVTLGVKTPWLKAPGTPPDFIHGGDGLGNLPSRVATTSVLDPRPSAQFIVDMARAHPGEITLVAVGPLGNLATALKLEPKLPQLLQEVIIMGGTVAEPGNVSPVAEANIWNDPHSADFVFTAGWKLTMVGLDVTHQLIVPLALFKKVADHHKHVATDTLHHAVSFYADFYSGIYPHVAKIHGCFGHDVLAFVALTNPELFEIQTGRIRVATEGPANGQTMMRRKDIFYPQPGWGDEVPDTHACLQLKADEALQLIESTLMSNWL comes from the coding sequence ATGAGCACCAATACCTCCGCACTCGCAGCACGCAAAGTGATTTATGACACCGACCCCGGTGTCGATGACGCCATGGCCCTGTATTACGCACTGGCTCACCCCGGCATCGATGTCGTGGGTATCACTACCACCTTCGGCAACGTCACCGTGGAGCAGGCAGCTACCAACGGTCTGTACCTGACAGAAATTGCAGGCCGCAAAATCCCCGTGACCCTGGGCGTCAAGACCCCTTGGCTCAAAGCCCCCGGCACCCCGCCCGACTTCATCCATGGTGGCGATGGCCTAGGCAACCTGCCCTCCCGCGTGGCAACCACCAGCGTGCTGGACCCCCGGCCCTCCGCGCAATTTATTGTGGACATGGCCCGCGCCCACCCCGGCGAAATCACTCTGGTCGCTGTCGGCCCCTTGGGCAATCTGGCCACCGCGCTGAAGCTGGAACCCAAGCTGCCCCAGCTGCTGCAAGAAGTCATCATCATGGGCGGCACCGTCGCGGAACCCGGTAACGTGTCCCCCGTGGCGGAAGCCAATATCTGGAACGACCCGCACTCTGCAGACTTTGTTTTCACCGCCGGCTGGAAGCTCACCATGGTGGGCCTGGATGTGACCCACCAGCTGATCGTGCCCCTGGCTCTGTTCAAAAAAGTGGCAGACCACCACAAGCACGTCGCGACAGACACCCTGCACCATGCCGTGAGCTTCTATGCGGACTTCTACAGCGGCATCTACCCGCATGTGGCCAAAATCCACGGCTGCTTCGGTCATGACGTGCTGGCCTTTGTGGCGCTCACCAACCCTGAGCTGTTTGAAATCCAGACCGGCCGCATACGCGTGGCGACGGAAGGACCCGCCAACGGCCAAACCATGATGCGCCGCAAGGACATCTTCTACCCCCAACCCGGTTGGGGTGACGAGGTGCCCGACACCCACGCCTGCTTGCAGCTCAAGGCCGATGAGGCTCTGCAGCTGATTGAATCCACCCTGATGTCCAACTGGCTGTAA
- a CDS encoding copper-binding protein has translation MKHWILAIVLACTTSVWAAPDWTQARIVTLEPERPRVTLKHQRIESIGMEAMTMPFKVDGAIKLDSFKVGQKVRFTVAAMENHLVVDQMEPVK, from the coding sequence ATGAAACATTGGATTTTGGCCATCGTGCTGGCCTGTACTACGTCCGTCTGGGCCGCCCCTGACTGGACACAAGCACGCATAGTCACCCTCGAACCGGAGCGACCCCGGGTCACACTCAAACACCAGCGCATCGAGAGCATCGGCATGGAGGCCATGACCATGCCCTTCAAGGTCGATGGAGCGATCAAGCTGGATAGCTTCAAAGTCGGTCAGAAGGTCCGCTTTACCGTCGCTGCAATGGAAAACCACCTGGTAGTGGACCAGATGGAGCCCGTCAAATGA
- a CDS encoding 2OG-Fe(II) oxygenase family protein, which produces MHLPVVDFTSPTAPQEFCKSLHETGFGVLKNHPLSQELVESIYAEWLGFFKTEAKAKYPNDPVKHDGYFSPSVSETAKNFTKKDLKEFFHIYPWGRYPAEVSDAAQRYYAEGANLAATLLNWVEENSPPEVKARYSMPLPAMIEGSDHTLLRVLHYPPLRGDEEPGAVRAAAHGDINLLTILPAATEPGLQVLGKDQAWHDVPCDFGLLIVNIGDMLAEASGGYYPSTVHRVLNPTGEGATKSRISLPLFLHPRREVVLSERYTVEKYFNERMEELRGKKY; this is translated from the coding sequence ATGCACTTACCCGTCGTTGACTTCACCAGCCCCACCGCTCCACAAGAGTTTTGCAAAAGCCTGCATGAAACAGGCTTCGGCGTCCTGAAAAACCACCCCCTGAGCCAGGAACTGGTGGAAAGCATCTACGCCGAATGGCTGGGCTTTTTCAAAACCGAGGCCAAGGCGAAGTACCCCAATGACCCGGTTAAGCATGACGGGTATTTTTCGCCCAGCGTGTCAGAAACGGCCAAGAACTTCACCAAAAAGGATTTGAAAGAGTTCTTTCATATTTACCCTTGGGGCCGCTACCCCGCTGAAGTGAGTGATGCTGCCCAACGCTACTACGCTGAAGGCGCCAACTTGGCCGCCACACTGCTCAACTGGGTGGAAGAAAACTCCCCCCCGGAGGTGAAGGCACGGTATTCCATGCCCCTGCCCGCCATGATTGAAGGCAGCGATCACACCCTGCTCCGCGTGCTGCATTACCCGCCCCTGCGTGGCGACGAGGAGCCCGGCGCCGTGCGTGCCGCGGCCCATGGCGACATCAACCTGCTGACCATCCTGCCCGCCGCCACCGAACCCGGCCTGCAGGTCTTGGGCAAGGACCAGGCTTGGCACGATGTGCCCTGTGACTTTGGTCTGCTGATCGTCAACATCGGCGACATGCTGGCCGAAGCCTCCGGCGGTTACTACCCCAGCACCGTGCACCGGGTGCTCAACCCCACCGGCGAAGGTGCGACCAAGTCACGCATTTCACTGCCGCTGTTTTTGCACCCTCGCCGCGAAGTGGTGCTCTCCGAGCGCTACACCGTAGAAAAATACTTCAACGAGCGCATGGAAGAGCTGCGCGGCAAAAAGTACTGA